DNA from Tripterygium wilfordii isolate XIE 37 chromosome 4, ASM1340144v1, whole genome shotgun sequence:
CTGAAATCTATCAAATTCGAACAATATGGGGCTGTTAATTGTTACATACCATGAGTGGGGTTGAGTGATTGTGAATGGTGAGACTTTTTGGTTAGAATCTGTGTAGGAGAAAATGGAACACCAGGTCTGTTTTTGTGATGAAAAAAAGGTAAGATCATGACGTTTATCTACCTAGATATCGACACATAGTGTCGTTTTTGTTTGTAAGAAATGGCACAATGTGTCGACAATCTCAGAAGTTGTAGATGTTGCCATAGCTGTTAATGGGGTTGTAGCAGGAAAAGGTGCTGCTGTCGTGAAAGGGGCAGCAGCATGTAGAAGGAAAATGCCCGAGAAGTCCAAACTTGAAAGTGTGATTGTGATAAACTATGATGAAATAGATAAAACTAAACCTTTTAGCAGAAGAATATTAGCAGCTAGAAACTCAACAAAGAAAATCAGGAAGCCCTTCACTTCAATCCTCAGTGCTAGAAGCAAGGTTTTACTTGATAACTTTtagtattaattatttattttgcttTGGTCTCTTGTTTTATCATTAAACTTGTGTTGTGTATCCCCAGGCTGCTTGCTTGTGGACTCACCAATAAGCCAAAGGATTCAATTGTGAATATCGATGCATCTTCATGTTTTCATTTATCGTTTGCAAATGAAAACGGCACCTCCTGTCGTTGATTTAGCAATAAAACGGTAGGTTATGTAGTCTATAAGGCAAAAAACGGCACGACATTGTGGATCATACAAAAAGCAATAACAAACCCTAAAATACTTACGTCTTCACCATGATTATTATTCTCATTGTCGACAATGTTGTTCTTGAGATGTTGTAGCTGATTTGTATTCGTATAATATTTATGTAACTCGTCATATTCCATCTTATACTATTTATCAATGAACTCGATATGCTCTGCAACGTTTCTTGGCGTGAAAactagcttcttctttttttgggatATAGGTGTAAATTTAGTAATcactaataaaatatataaaaattatttattttaaatttttaggttaagggttaatatgtcattgtatataaGAATATTTATGGAAactacaaaaattttaaaaatgatgtaGATATAGTAGATtaatggtgtgtagataaaattttcctTCCATAAATTAAATCAAACTTGCTAAATAAAGAAACCCAAAAATGAAATTTGTCAGCGCCACATGTCATAATGGCCCCAACTAAACAAGAattcaaattatattttttgaaaaaatagaataaaaaaataaaaaggtcaAGAACCCATAAGGGCCACAACGAAGGACCCACATCATGGGCCCCATCTCAATGAACCGAATAACTGGAATCCACTCCTCCGCCACCCACCTTCACCACACGCACTTTAACCCCCGCGTATATAAGCACACACTCAAACCCTGCTcaccctctctttctctctctttttctctgtgACCTTTTCTCTCATTTCTTTCATAGCCATCTCCTCTTCTATCTCCTTATTTTCATACTTATCACTGTCTCTGTACAGCTTCTATAGCTCCATCTTTGTTGCTGGATTCTATATTATCCTCATGGCTAACGATGAGTGGGTGAGGGCGGCGATGACGGATGACATGATGGTGGTGGAGCTGCTATTGAGGCTGAAACAGGCGCAGGCAGCTTCACCGGCGAAGTACACGGCGGTGTTCCTTCTCAAGTGGGGGATGCGGCAGCCGCGGACGAGGCTCGCGATGAGATGCGGTGGCGTTGAGCGGAGGAAAGAAGACGATTCTTCGATCAGATGTAGCCCTACCACGCCGCTTTCCTGGAGCGGCGGAGGCGGAGAAGCCTCTCCCTCAGGAACTGCTGACGGTTTCGAAGAGACGAGCCGCCACAATAGCCGTTCTCCCCCCGGCTCCAGATCCAAGGTTTCTATCTCTTTCTCTTGTCACTTTCTcggtttctctcttcttcttgttctttgttAGATTCCAGGTGACCTGATCTCCGTTGTGTTATGTTTCGCGTGGTCTGACTTGTTTGCCCCTCGAATGTGCATCTCATTACGTTGGTGGAGACCCTTGTAGTAGAGGCTCTGGAGTGGATTTCGTTCGTGCCTTCGTCGATGAGAGATTTTTGTCTTCTAGAGTCTCTTGCTTCGTCTTCTAACCATTTTACCTCATTTATGGATGTCTTCGTGACTTCGTGGCGTGTCAAGATGTTACCGTCTCCCGATTACGAAGAGGCTCGGACGGCAAATCTGTTAGTTTTCCGGGTCTTTTCCGGTTTTGGCTGTGCTTAATTGTGGTTGTTTCCGGCGTGTCATATACAATGTATTTTCAAACTCCTTTGACTAAAATGCCCTTGTGCGTTGGGCTTTTGCGTTCACTTGAGGTCAGCAGATCGACCAAATCGCACCTTTTGCATTCAAACTTCTCGCGTTTCCTGCTTGCCTCTTTTCCGGCGACCTGTCATTCTTGTTCGCACTGTAGATTGATCAAATCGCACGTAGAAACTCTCTGACTGTACCTTCCGAGGGAGGACAGTTTGTTCAGATGTGTAACCTTCTCATTCGCTACTTCCCCCTACCTCAGCTTAGCCTAGATCAAGGAAGCTTCCCGTAGACGATCCGTCCTTTTGATCTCTTTGTGACGATAAGACAATTATCCAGAGTCAAAGCTAAACTGTATCCTTTCCAGCACCGGAGGGCATTTCCGTCTAGAACGTATGGCGAGGGCCCAGTGTTAGAAATTGTTGTCTGCATCGCCGGTGTACTGAATGTTTTACTTCTGCGCTTATcagtttttcctctttttttcttatctGTCCATTCTTGTGTTTTGTCTTGTCTTTAATTTAATGGGCGTTACCTTTTCATCGAGATCGGTTAATATTCCCTGCGGCTGTTCGTAGGGTTAGTGCAATGCACAAATCAAATCCTTTCGGGACCTCCGTGACTCACAGCCAGTACTCCATCCCGGGCGACCTTTGGCCGTTCGATCTTGATCGTTTGGGGAGGCTTGTGTGGTTGGATATTTGGTGTGAGATATTGTACGGCATGGGAAGCTTCGCAAAAGGCTACGACCAGTGTGATCCAACAGTTGCCGGCCATATCTGAAGGTGTCTCATGCGAGACAGTCACGTGAGCTTTTATTGAAAGACGGATCTTATGAATTGTGATTTCACGCTGCATGATGACGTGGCATGCATCTGTTGGTTCATCAGTAACGTCGTGGCAAATTTTATTTACTTATCTTAGGGTCTGCATGCCATGTACTAATTTGGACTGGAGTTCTAAATAATCAAGGGTCGAAAGTTGGATTAATAGAAATTGTTCTGTTGTTTATTTAATTAGAGACGCATATCCTCCATTTTATTTTGGCGGGTGGGGTGGCGTTTTTTGTCTGTAGTGTTGAAAATATAGAATTTACTAAAAATCTATTTGTTTTGTCTCTTGTGTTTTGGGGACCCCAAACTGGAAATGAGTTGGATTCAGCTTGTGTTGACATTTAGGTTAGATCCTGAGGTATAGCATTTAGATTATTTTCTGGGTTATTCTCCATTACTTGTCATAACCTTTTACTATATCTGTTTTAAGCTTTGATTTGTTGATTTGAATTATGGTTTATTGTTTATGTAGCTTATGACTGTTGCATCTGATGATGTGTGGGGTGATTGATGCGTTGCAGATTACTAGCACATCTGAAGCCACTAGCGTCTCACTCAAGAGGTCAAGGAAAAAGAAGGTAACTTTATCtgatttcaaatcatcatttgACCTTTTGAATCCATGTGTAGAAAAAGCAATCATGTGTTGATGATCTTTAAACGATTAGTGATCAGGATTAATCATATTCTtccttttatttgtttcttaaaATTGTATGCTAAACATaagatttttttggttattggcttagtatgattttttttctttcaaatttacATGAATTTTATCTGTTATTGAAATGGAAAGCCTTTTGTCCTTTTCCAGACATTTTCTGAGCTCAAAGAGGAGGAGAATTTGCTGTTGAAGGAAAGGATACATCTGAAAAAGGTGTGTGATATTTCTTTGGAAAATTCTGTTTTCTAATTGTGTTAGTCCCTTAGATTTCTAGTTTTATACTAATTCGGTGTTTACTTGACAGGAGTTGGCAATATCACGAGCAACTTTTAAGAAACAAAGAGCCACAAATGagaatttgaagagaataaaggTACTTCAATGCATaactttgtttgaaagtcaGATCACGAATTGGTGCTGTGTTATTCTATGTAGGCTCTTGTGTCTCCTATATCTAGTCTTTTGCTCTTAGGGAGTATCCATGGCTCTTATTGTTTAAAACTTTTGTTTCACAGCTTGATTTAGGTTTAAAACTTCTGTTTCACAGCTTGATTTAGGTTCTCAGCCTGCAAATAACTCGTATTCAATTTTCAATGAACAAGAGAAAAGAAATTGCTGTCAAAAGGAAAACAGTGAAGCCCCTCCCAAGCCAAGACATACCTCTGGAGAGAATCAGTCACTGTCATATTCTAGTGAAGCACACAAGGCTGTCTCTATCCAGGATCAATCTTTCTTACTCCCCGATCTAAATATGATGCCACTGGAGGAAGACTCCACCTCTGAGATTGCCTGGAATGAGATGATGAAAATAAGTTAGTTCAATTCACCATTTGAAGTCATTACAATGAGATCACAGACGATATGGCTCATAAACTCACATGTCTAAGGAGCTGTTCGAGTCGATTATGTTCAACCATTAGTGCAGTTACTGATATAAAAACACTAATATGACTAAATCCATTGCCAGTTCTTGGAAGGCAAAGGAAGTTGACTAGTCTTTAGGAAAAAGTTTTAAAAGGGTAGTGTAGAGATCCTAGTTATTAGATTGTAGAAAATTTTCTCATGTTGTTGGATTTTGCATTCCTCTGGAATTCATTTGGGGTAAAACTCCATTACTTTGTAGTTGAGAACTTTTCAGAAGTTGTTCTGTCATTCTTTGTAGCTTAAAAGCGGTCCTGAAAACTTATTCCAACTAATTGACTGTGTTGTCCATTGCAATTATTGACTTTTCTTATGTTAGATGGAATAAATTTAGActaaacttttttattttactgAAACATATGTGATTTCTCATGTTTAAAAGGAAAACAGCATTTTGAATGCCGCATGAATTTGTGAATTAACCAGTATTTCATAAATTGGTCTGTCTATGCAGAAAAACCAAATTCTAACATGCTTAGAGTTGCAATGCTAGCTCTCAAAGAGTCTGGAATTTGTGCAGAAAGAAGCTTGTGGATGTTTCATTTGTGACCATTTAATGGACTCTGTCTGATGCGTCATAGTTAATTGGTCACCTGTGAGTCTGTATTTTAAACTGTGGATGCTCTTTAAAGCTGGGTACCAGAAAACATGGAAAAAATATGCAACTTGGAGCTGACAGACTTGTGGGTCTAACAATGCTTGCAgcgtattatttttttataatcaagTACAAGCTCTCCGAGGATCGTTTCAAGCTTTCATTGGCAGATTTAACGCTTTGAACCAGCTGACGAAGAGCTGCAAGTTGTCTTGAATACCTTGCAGGGTAAAACAATGAACCCAAGGTTTGTAGTATGTCAATCCAcatcaaatcaaaacaaacatcTGAAATGCCCAAACTGTCTTCCCCTTATCAGGACCGAAATTGAACAATAtacaaaattttgagtttagaAGGATGAACCTACATCCTGACTAGTACACATATACCCCTCTTGCACTCTCTCGCGCATCAAGTAATATGAGGTTTACCAATTAGGAAGTTGCGAAGCTATCGTTGAACATCTAGTTGACAATCTATGTTGGATGTCTCAGCTTTTCCTCAACAAGCTCAATACAACGATACAATACTAACTCAACTGGATTTAGAGCGCATACTATGTCAGTTGCAAACTGACCATAGTCATTATTGTTCTCTGCCATGACACCGATCACAAGTGTTCGAAGAGGAAGCAGCCACTCATTGTACGCCTTCTGCAAACTATTTTTGGACATTACTCCAGTGTAGTTGGTTTTATCTGTTCCATGATGACCATACAAAGGAAATAAAGGTGGCATCCAAGTAAAAACTACTTCAAATCTTTATACAGTCATGGTAATTTGCACATAGATTACAAAAAGAAAGGACATATCATGGAAGATTCAGATGTCTAGTGATGTTGTTTACTTATAATTCACAGGACAGGCTAAAATGACACAATATCTGGGGGCTATAAACTGCCAAAGTTTGTTCTGTATAAGGTCCTTGGATGATTGTAGTCAGACATAACAGTAAAACAGTGTTCTGAACCATGAAAAAGTTATATTAGAGTCAGTGGTGTCAGCCAGTCCAGCGGTTTAACCAGACTCATTTGTGTAGAGCAGAGAACAATTCTGATTAGCAAGAAAGAAATAACACCCACAAAGACAGACACCCATATACATTGCAACGAGAAACagatatgaaaaatactacTCGTAAACCCCTTTCTTTCTTGACTACCCTAAATGACTGAGATGCATTTACCTGAAGCTTCTGCTAGCAAAGTGAATCTGTACAGGTTGAGGGCAGATAGTACCTGACGAACATAATACCAAAAAAGAGTTACATAATGGGAAGAATTTGATCCATGAAAACATCGAAAAGTCTTTCATAACGTACGTATAAATGTTACCCAATAAACAACGCAAATATTTCCCCTATTTATGAGGTTGAAGGTCACCACCCACAAAACACATGAACACAAACTATTAATTGATGAACTTGGCACACATTACCAGCAAGTAATTTAAGCTGCCAAGAAGTTTGAAGAAAATTATGTATGTCCAAACACTATTGCGTCTTCTGAGGTTTAAACttggaaaaaaaaggtttctcAAAATGAACGGAaggttaaaaatatataaaaaaagagagagcatgTTTCTTAGTCCGGGTAGTATACAAGAAAGTAGAAGTCATACCAATATaacttaaaacttaaaataagaACTCTATGAACATAAGGAAAGAATGATCAGACAGTCATGACCAAAACTTTTTTGTTTCCCTCCTCCTCCTTATTCTTTTGAGAAGTTCAATGCTTGGAAGACATAAAgcacaagaaaaaagaagattcaACTAGTTAAATAATACCGCATCACCAAACTCTGGAAGCGATGGAGGCGCTCCTTTTGGTGGCTTCAAAATTAACTCCACCAGTTCAAGGACGCTAGCAGTCCAAAACACTGTATTTTCCCTTGCTTGATCTTCAGGGTGAAGGTCTTCAGATTGTCCTACGGATTTTCGTTGTAAACTTTCTAAGCACATTTCATCTCTCACAAGATCTATGAGAACTGCAATCTATAGAAAGTTGTAACAAATGCTTCGGatgataaaactatgaaaacatAATTTCAAAAGATATCAAAACTAGTGAATCACATGGTCAGCTTGAAGGCACTTACCATAGAGGAAGAGTCACAATTTGTTATCAGAGCTTGTAGAATGTCAAACCTCATAGTAGTTGGAATATCAGCAAGTACCTGCTTTTGTATGGCTAATCACTTCAGGTGTTGGAAGAACAGTGGAAACTATAAATAATTTGGGAGAGAAGGTAGCAGAAGGTGAGAGAACGTACTAGAAAACATTGTAATTCAAAATTctatagaaaaaaaagaaggtcaaGGGGTAGCAGTACATAACCAATTTGAGATTAATTCTTCAAGTGTAAAAAACCACTAGGTGAGTTTGGCAGCTTTTAAGATGTAAAGATTTCAAAGTCATCACCTTTTTAAATGCTTCATAAGCGTTCTTCCTTAGCACCGTCTCTGGAGTATAAATGATGGCCAATGTGATAGCCTACATAGATTCTTGCAGCCATGAGAGAAGCAACCAAACAGATAGTAATGTAAAGCTCAAAGACATCAAGAGACTACCTGCAGAGCAGCAAAGAGGGTAGGCATATATATAGAGTTGTCTTGATGTTCGCCAGAACATTTGTGGGAGGTATTTCCATCCATAATGCAAAGCAAGAAATCAAATGTATGTTTCTTCAAATCCCAAGGCAGATTGATGGAGGAAAATATGTGCTTCAACATGCCTACTGCTTGCCATCTATTAATCCGGTTGCTCCGGAGTTCGTCCTTGACAGCAGACAAGTTCTCATTAGCAGCCCAAGCAACTTCATCCGCATTAAAGCCCCAAATCACTGCATCAATAAAGCAACAGAACAAGTAATGCATTTAGAGAAGTGAACATCAATCAAGGAAATCGACCACGATGGCAAAGGAAAATACTCTAACACAGAAGAACAGAAATCCGTATTTGCAAATGCTGACCTGAAACGCATGAGCCAAGTTTGACGTAGGATAAAAAATTCAAgtaaacatcatcatcatcatctgtgCATctcataaggaaaaaaaatatatatacaagttGGAAAAGATTGATAGAAAAgcgaaaaaaagaagaagaagagctatGACATATTTTGAAGCGTTGTTATTGTATTCAAATTTACCTCCTACAATAATGCTAGTTATTTGGTCGACATCAGACCCAGTAATTAAACCAAGATATGACAAACTACAGTACGGGAGAAAGTGTGATAATTGTGACACCAGAGGAAGACAGCTTGAAACTTTGTCTGTCCAGCTGACTGAAACAATTGCCTGTAAACAAAGAGACTATATTACAACTAAAGTAAACACAGACATTCCAGTTACGTGATAACATGAAAAATAGTCATGAAgaacgggaaaaaaaaacaatggtgCAAAATAAAGAGTCAGCGCTTGaaaaattaagtaattaagTCCAATCAACACGGAAACTCAAGAGTATAGAtgggaggaaaagaaaagacagaAAAAAATCTAACTGGGACCGAAATTGAATAGAAGAGTGTCAACCATGATATACAAAACATATAAGCCCAGTAGTGCACGGAGCTTTCCATTAACATTGCACTCCTGTCAAATCAAAACATGCTAGAATTTAGAAAAGGACAAATATGTATCAAGTCCAAAATGTAGCTAATAAAGCGGAAGATATATGTTCATCAAACTGCACACACCAGCTTCACACAAACCGCATGTATAGAACCAGCAATCTTAATTGTACGGTCAAAAAGATCCATGAATTGTGTTGGCCCATCATCTGACTCAGAACATACAGCCTTTAAAACATCTAGGATAACAGGAACTGCTTCTTTCACTTGCTCGAAGTGACACCGCTTAATGGAAAGGAAAACtgaaaacccaaaagaaaaatacaaaaacttTCTCAGCCTTATTCGGGCAGAAATATCCACTTCTCACATTTTACCTAGCTCATGAAACCTGaccacagaaaaaaaaaattaagactaTAACCTTTTGAGAGCCCACTTAGAAGAGGAGCGATGTGATGAGAAGCAGTATCAGTCCCACTTGAGGTGCTCAGAGCCTGAAGCAATAAGAATTACCAGTTAGCAAAATACCTAGAAGATTGACAAGAAGTAATTAATATTAAGAAGCGACGCACACAAACTCATATAACGAGAAGCAATTGAAGTATAGACAGGACACCATTAACACTAAAATTGGGGTATCTTTTGAATCAAACAAGGGCAGAGATTAAACTGACCTCGCAAAGAACTGGCAGCATGTCCCTAGGATTGCACATCTCTATGAACCAATCAATAATACTTTCAGAGGTCACCAAACAGCTGTCCGACACACCAGCAAACATTGAAACCGCTTTTGGCAACTTAAAAGAAAGCACATCAATGACCTCCTACAGCAATACCAAGCATTGCCCAAGCTCAGAAAGAAATCAAACCATTAATCACTAGATAAGGAAATAAAAGAATACTGAATACCTGGTCTAATGAAGCAGAAGACAAATATTTATAAATCTCCCGGAGAACTTCATATGCATTTTTCTTTGCATcatcattttctggatctgacAAAGCAGCATCTGATACTGAATCAAGGAAGTAGACCAGCTCTGAAACTACGTTGTCCGTTTGACCAGAATCATCACCTTGGGTCGACTACAAAATACAAAGATTAGACTGTTGAAATTAAAGTGAATGAACAATTTCAAGAACATAATTTGATTGATTGCACAAGCTCTCATGCGTATTTGAAGAGACAAAAATACGACGTATCCGCTATTATTCCAGAAGACTAGAGTGAGATGAGACAATTCGCGGATTTATTTCTCAGTTGGCTGATTCAATATCTACTAAGCGACAGTGCTTCGTGTTTCAGGAATAAATGGTGCAATAAAAGGAAAGCGAAGATTTCAAATTCTTCAGGATTATAGATCAAAGTACCTAGCTTGAACTCACAATACATATTGAAAGTaaagaaaaaatacaaatagaaaGCTTTGAAGTTCTCTTCTCTGTCCGTCAGAGCGCGCTATTTTTCTCAAGTACCAAGCTTGAGGATTAACGCAATTTCACATATATATTAAACTTTGCTGAAAGGATCTCAGTTGTTCTGTATGGTCGAGCTCACATAAGCAATTAAATTGTAGAAGAGTTTAAGTGATTATTTTGGGCCTTCTTACATTTTCTTATCATACAAACAGGACATAGAGGAATcttacaagaagaaacaaggacCTACTTTGGAGCATAAGGTTAGGGTTTCTTGAAGACGAATCTTCAGAGACTGAGCAGAAGACGATTCCCGAAGGTCCGCGCTCTCTGTTAGCATGGCGTCGCTGCAACTGATCCGAGTAGCAGGTTTCACCCTCCCAGATATAATCGGGATACTCTAAATTAACATATTGATTTTTTAAGCATGAATTAACTTACATACATTGGTTTATATCTGTTTTTTTAAACACAaaataattcttttatttttttggtaagctAGTATTATAATTACCCTCAACTTTTTGACGCCTCCTTGCAGATTTAAGCATGTAATATTACGGTAATGCCTAGAAGAAATTCAAGTCCGTGTCAGATCTAGACCTGGGCCTAAAGCTTGGGCTCTAATAAGACGCTTCGGGCCGACTTCTTCTCCAGAACCAGAAGACCGACACTTTTTTAAAAGACCGAAACCCACCGCCAAAGCAAACACGCTCCCTCGTTTTTCCTCTATCAAACACACACATTCGCTTGCTACTCTGCGGGCCCTAGATCAAACAGATCTGTGATCTCCCTCTTGCTTCTCCGCATGTTTGTTTGCATCGTTGCTATCTCTTTCGTCTGATTGAAATGGTCTCATGCCTTGGATCTAACTCACGAACACACACTCGCTTCCACTCTGGCGGACCCTAGATCAAACAGATCCTGTGATCTCCTTCTGCTTCTCAGTGTGTTTGTTTGCATCGCTACTATCTCTTTCGTTTGTTTGAAATGGTCTCAATCTTATGCGATAGGCAGATGTGAGTGTCGAGGCCTCCTCCATGATCCGCGTTGCTGTTCCTCAGATCGGGACAGTTTCACCGGCGATCTTGCGGGACTACTACTCGATGTTGATGTGGCACCACACGATCCCACTCTCCGCGATCAGTTCGTTTTATACAGAGCACCAGAAGTCTCCTTTTGCGAACCAGCCGTGGGAGACCGGATCGCTCCGGTTCAAGTTCGTGCTTGGCGGAGCTCCTCCTAGTCCCTGGGAGGACTTTCACTCCAACCGCAAGATCCTTGCTGTTATTGGCGTGTTTCATTGTCGGTCTTCGCTTGATCTGGACTCGGTTGTCGAGCAATTCAACTCTGCGTGTTAGGGATACTCCTCCTCGCTGGTGGAGCGGTGCTTCGCTTTTTGTCCTGGTGACTCAGATTCGGATTTGCGTTCcttcttttagtttttgtctCCACTTTTGGCTAATTTAACTGGCATATCGTTCAGGACTAGGGCAGGTTCACAATGACCTCTTTTTAGGGTTTCACAACCGAAGTCAAATTAAATTACAATTGTAGAATGGTATAGTTAATGGCCATGAGGCATTGGCACTAACATTAGTTGAACTTAGTGATAATTATGTAAATGTGACTTCTCCTCGTGCTTGTATTGGCTTTTGAATTTATTGGATTTGGTTCTAAAGTTTGTACTGGTTTAGACTTCTGCCTGATCCTCTCCAGTTACTTCTATGGTTACCAAAAATATTAAGTATTTGATGTGTGAATACTTCATCATTCATGGGGTCTAGCTGTTCATTTTGAGTGTTTTGTACTGTGGAGTAGATCACATTGACAAGTATGaactctaaattttttttcattaattagcATGTTGTATAGCTTTGGATTTTGGAATTAGTTTTCCGTCTGGCATATCCTTTGCAACTTCAAAATAGACTCTTACCTTGGCATCGTCCAAatgctttggttttttttttttcatgtacaGCTAGAGGATGGGGGTAAAATGAGGGGCAACCTGATATTGTTCCCTCCTCCTGATCGTCAGACACATGAGTTTCACTTTGAAACCATGATGCAAGACATTGCTGCCTCATTGCTGATTGAATTCGAAAAGTGGTTTCTTAAGGCAGAATCTGCTGGAACCATTCTCAAGATGCCTTTGGATTCTCAAGCCAGTCTCAGCTTAGCCGAGGTTTACGTCTAGTTGTCCTAAGGATTTGTGTCTGTCATTCTTTAGATTGATGCTTCGGTTCTTTATTAGATCCTATGCATTGAGCACTGCAACTTAAATCATTTTAAAATGCAGGTGATTAAAGCCAAAAAAACATAGACTTGCTCATGCACAGAAGACTTTATAGGAGATTATTGTTTATTGGCAGGATCGCCTGTTGATGCGAATGCCCATTATTCTACTGCTTTAGAACTTGCAAGATTGACGGGAGATTACTTCTGGTATGCTGGGGCATTGGAGGGTAGTGTTTCTGCCTTACTGGCaaggcaattttttttttaactcggATCATTTAAGTTTTCAAAATTCTATTTATGGCTTCTGTTGTGCTTGAGAAGATTTGTGACTTTAATTTGAGTACCTTAGGGCTTATAccttttttattgataattggCTCTTTATTTGCAAGTTTTGGCTTTTGAAAATTGTAACAACTTTCTAGACACAAATGGCTGGTGGTTTTATGACTATTCTTAttgatctttcttctttgggttTGACTTCGTTGGTGGCCACGAATAAACATTATTTTGTAtaccaaaaaataaagtaaCCTATTCTAGGAATATATGGACAAAAGTGGTATTGCTTTATATTGTGAGAAGTTTGGCATTTGGGAATTCGACACGTGCATGTGGAAGTTGCCTCACATGTCCACTAGTTACCTTCTAGTTATGCATTTTCTTTCAGTTATGCACCATTTCCAAACGGTTATGTAATTGTTAGTTAGCAGTTATTGAAGTGATAATTAGTTTTGCACAATGCCCGTTTCCCTTCAGTTGCTATGGCTTATATATGCCACCTGTTGAATGAAATGGACGTGGTGTTATCCAA
Protein-coding regions in this window:
- the LOC119997731 gene encoding uncharacterized protein LOC119997731 is translated as MANDEWVRAAMTDDMMVVELLLRLKQAQAASPAKYTAVFLLKWGMRQPRTRLAMRCGGVERRKEDDSSIRCSPTTPLSWSGGGGEASPSGTADGFEETSRHNSRSPPGSRSKITSTSEATSVSLKRSRKKKTFSELKEEENLLLKERIHLKKELAISRATFKKQRATNENLKRIKLDLGSQPANNSYSIFNEQEKRNCCQKENSEAPPKPRHTSGENQSLSYSSEAHKAVSIQDQSFLLPDLNMMPLEEDSTSEIAWNEMMKIS
- the LOC119997729 gene encoding aberrant root formation protein 4; the encoded protein is MLTESADLRESSSAQSLKIRLQETLTLCSKSTQGDDSGQTDNVVSELVYFLDSVSDAALSDPENDDAKKNAYEVLREIYKYLSSASLDQEVIDVLSFKLPKAVSMFAGVSDSCLVTSESIIDWFIEMCNPRDMLPVLCEALSTSSGTDTASHHIAPLLSGLSKVFLSIKRCHFEQVKEAVPVILDVLKAVCSESDDGPTQFMDLFDRTIKIAGSIHAVCVKLECNVNGKLRALLGLYVLYIMAIVSVSWTDKVSSCLPLVSQLSHFLPYCSLSYLGLITGSDVDQITSIIVGDDDDDVYLNFLSYVKLGSCVSVIWGFNADEVAWAANENLSAVKDELRSNRINRWQAVGMLKHIFSSINLPWDLKKHTFDFLLCIMDGNTSHKCSGEHQDNSIYMPTLFAALQAITLAIIYTPETVLRKNAYEAFKKVLADIPTTMRFDILQALITNCDSSSMIAVLIDLVRDEMCLESLQRKSVGQSEDLHPEDQARENTVFWTASVLELVELILKPPKGAPPSLPEFGDAVLSALNLYRFTLLAEASDKTNYTGVMSKNSLQKAYNEWLLPLRTLVIGVMAENNNDYGQFATDIVCALNPVELVLYRCIELVEEKLRHPT